A portion of the Natronococcus sp. AD-5 genome contains these proteins:
- a CDS encoding DUF7532 family protein: MHFDQRTQQALREVGLEIDDLRAASEAVVEAVAEDAASLEQFFDEHETVYSDMDMAHSSDEYPEHAVDYLDVTTHADEMRGWLRFDTWGVYVEDGRILSDGSVELTLGPTINDRVRFAPDRETFR; the protein is encoded by the coding sequence ATGCACTTCGACCAGCGCACGCAGCAAGCGCTCCGCGAGGTCGGCCTCGAGATCGACGACCTCCGCGCCGCCTCGGAGGCGGTCGTTGAGGCCGTCGCCGAAGACGCGGCCTCGCTCGAGCAATTTTTCGACGAGCACGAGACGGTCTACTCGGACATGGACATGGCCCACTCGAGCGACGAGTATCCCGAACACGCCGTCGACTACCTCGACGTGACGACCCACGCGGACGAGATGCGCGGCTGGCTCCGGTTCGACACCTGGGGCGTCTACGTCGAGGACGGGCGAATTCTTTCGGACGGCTCGGTCGAACTGACGCTCGGCCCGACGATCAACGACCGGGTACGGTTCGCCCCCGACCGCGAGACCTTCCGGTGA
- a CDS encoding DUF402 domain-containing protein: MTTARVRGIYATAVTELLNDDGLEVVQASGPIRERFDASFATAPADGSIETSRDRRGVEVSGDPEAVDEVASILESLAIDTFRWDPAASRGAVFDAEVLEADGGGGALVDLGDGRRGYLNYDDVDDYVDSGNRYRVQVQEPTPPWDDDEPRVAPTLEAAGGLCTLSRDRSGVSADVRGERADELVGMTDLLSVEVPDGWGLRWHRAAADADLAAMETALEDAVDRVRELEDALAGAPDELGQPRRLVAPERTVWLWFGRESRFALDDVRREVESTMPGHHRTKAADRAASTAVDFAEAVCGSTGGDPDGSFPFEAVSRQFGPLEGDRLEIGHGKPDGRLISLGYGDVTDWDPEGTITLERSMRGGGTYDALGVPKEDGDVAVTKFREGRWWYPTTYEDADGAAKGTYVNVCTPLELFPDEIRYVDLYVDVIRTPDGTVEVVDRDELEAAAADGLVSESLAEKATGVAEAVERALSK; this comes from the coding sequence ATGACGACCGCTCGAGTGCGCGGCATCTACGCGACGGCGGTGACGGAGTTGCTGAACGACGACGGGCTCGAGGTCGTCCAGGCCTCCGGGCCGATCCGCGAACGGTTCGACGCGTCGTTCGCGACCGCGCCGGCGGACGGTTCGATCGAGACGAGCCGCGACCGACGGGGGGTGGAGGTCTCGGGCGACCCCGAGGCGGTCGACGAAGTCGCCTCTATACTCGAGTCGCTCGCCATCGATACCTTCCGCTGGGACCCCGCCGCCTCCCGCGGCGCGGTGTTCGACGCCGAAGTGCTCGAGGCTGACGGCGGGGGCGGCGCGCTCGTCGACCTCGGCGACGGTCGCCGGGGGTACCTCAATTACGACGACGTCGACGATTACGTCGACAGCGGTAACCGCTACCGCGTCCAGGTGCAGGAGCCGACGCCGCCGTGGGACGACGACGAGCCGCGCGTCGCGCCGACGCTCGAGGCCGCGGGCGGGCTCTGTACGCTCTCGCGGGATCGAAGCGGCGTCTCGGCGGACGTTCGCGGCGAGCGAGCGGACGAACTCGTCGGGATGACCGACCTCCTCTCGGTCGAGGTTCCCGACGGCTGGGGGCTGCGCTGGCACCGCGCGGCCGCCGACGCGGACCTCGCGGCGATGGAGACCGCGCTCGAGGACGCCGTCGATCGGGTCCGCGAACTCGAGGATGCGCTCGCCGGCGCGCCCGACGAACTCGGCCAGCCGCGCCGACTGGTGGCGCCCGAGCGGACCGTCTGGCTCTGGTTCGGGCGCGAGTCGCGGTTCGCGCTGGACGACGTCCGACGGGAGGTCGAATCGACGATGCCCGGTCACCACCGGACCAAGGCCGCCGACCGGGCCGCGAGCACGGCGGTCGACTTCGCGGAGGCGGTCTGCGGCTCGACCGGCGGCGATCCGGACGGCTCGTTCCCCTTCGAGGCCGTCTCCCGGCAGTTCGGGCCGCTCGAAGGCGACCGCCTCGAGATCGGTCACGGAAAACCCGACGGCAGGCTAATCTCGCTCGGGTACGGCGACGTGACCGACTGGGACCCCGAGGGGACGATCACGCTCGAGCGGTCGATGCGCGGCGGCGGCACGTACGACGCGCTCGGCGTTCCGAAAGAAGACGGGGACGTCGCCGTCACGAAGTTCCGCGAGGGCCGGTGGTGGTACCCGACGACGTACGAGGACGCCGACGGGGCGGCGAAGGGGACGTACGTCAACGTCTGTACGCCGCTCGAGTTGTTCCCCGACGAGATCCGGTACGTCGACCTCTACGTCGACGTGATTCGCACCCCCGACGGGACGGTCGAGGTCGTCGATCGGGACGAACTCGAGGCGGCCGCGGCGGACGGTCTCGTCTCGGAGTCGCTGGCCGAGAAGGCTACCGGGGTCGCCGAAGCCGTCGAGCGCGCGCTCTCGAAGTAG